A segment of the Streptomyces sp. Tu 2975 genome:
TCGGTGCGACCAGCAGCCTGCGGTACGTCTCGCGGCGCGAGTAGCCGGACAGCCGGTTGAACAGGTCGGAGAGGTCCGCGCCGACCTGCGGGTCGGCGGTCAGCAGCCCCAGGTCCTCGTAGAGCCGGGCGGTCTTCGGGTGGTAGTTGCCGGTGCCGACGTGCGAGTAGCGCCGCAGCGTCTCGCCCTCCTGCCGGACCACGAGCGACAGCTTGCAGTGGGTCTTCAGCCCGACGAGCCCGTAGACGACGTGGCAGCCCGACTCCTCGAGCTTGCGCGCCCACTTGATGTTGGCCTGCTCGTCGAAGCGGGCCTTGATCTCGACGAGGACCAGGACCTGCTTGCCGGACTCCGCGGCGTCGATCAGTGCGTCCACTATCGGGGAGTCGCCGGACGTGCGGTACAGCGTCTGCTTGATCGCGAGGACGTCCGGGTCGCCCGCGGCCTGCTCCAGGAACGCCTGGACGGACGTCGAGAAGGAGTCGTACGGGTGGTGCAGGAGCACGTCCCGTTCGCGCAGCGCCATGAAGATGTCGGGCGCGGACGCCGACTCGACCTCCGCGAGGTCCCGGTGGGTGCCCGCGACGAACTTGGGGAACTTCAGTTCCGGCCGGTCAAGCGCCGAGATGCCGAAGAGTCCGGTGAGGTCCAGCGGCCCGGGCAGCGGGTACACCTCGGCGTCGGACACCTTCAGCTCGCGCACCAGCAGGTCGAGCACGTACGGGTCGATCGACTCCTCGACCTCGAGGCGCACCGGCGGGCCGAAGCGGCGCCGCATGAGTTCCTTCTCCAGCGCCTGGAGGAGGTTCTCCGCGTCGTCCTCCTCGACCTCCAGGTCCTCGTTCCGGGTGACCCGGAACATGTGGTGGGCGAGGACCTCCATCCCCGGGAACAGCTCTTCGAGGTGCGCCGCGATGACGTCCTCCAGAGGCACGTACCGCTGGGGCGAGGCCTCGAGGAAGCGGGACAGCAGCGGCGGGACCTTGACCCGGGCGAAGTGGCGGTGCCCGCTGACGGGGTTGCGCACCACGACGGCGAGGTTGAGGGAGAGGCCGGAGATGTACGGGAAGGGGTGCGCGGGGTCCACGGCCAGCGGGGTCAGGACCGGGAAGATCTGCTGCCGGAAGAGCGTGAAGAGGCGTGCCTGCTCCTTCTCCGTCAGGTCGGGCCAGCGGATCAGGTGGATGCCCTCGTCGGCCAGGGCGGGGGCGACGTCCTGCTGGTAGCAGGCGGCGTGCCGGGCCATGAGTTCACGCGAGCGGGTCCAGATCAGGTCGAGGACCTCGCGCGGCTGGAGACCGGAGGCCGAACGCGTGGCGACGCCCGTCGCGATCCGGCGCTTCAGGCCGGCGACGCGGACCATGAAGAACTCGTCCAGGTTGGACGCGAAGATCGCGAGGAAATTGGCGCGTTCGAGCAGCGGTGTGGCCGGGTCCTCCGCGAGCTCGAGTACCCGCTCGTTGAACGCGAGCCAGCTGCGCTCGCGGTCGAGGAACCGCCCCTGGGGCAGCTCCGTGCCGAGCGTCGACTCCGGGTCCTCCTGGTACGAGTCGAGGTCGGCGTCGAGGTCGGGCTCGAGATCGGAGACCGTGGCGGCGACGGTGTGCGGCCGGTGCGCGGCTATGGAAGCGACGGACGGCTGGGGGTGCTGGACCGGGACCTCGGCGGGCTGCTGGCTCATGGGCCCATTGTTCCGCGCGAGAGGCGTCGACGGCGCGTCGGAGAGGGCCGGGGCGAGACGTTTTCTCGCGTGGGGGGAGGCGGGCACAGCGGGCTGCATTGGGTGAGGGTCGCAAGGGCGTCTGAATGGCCGGTAACAAGGACATGACGTGAGAGGAAGCGCAGTACGGCCCCCGGGGGTCGCCCCCGGGGGCCGTGGCCTCGCGGGCGGATCAGGCGTGGCGGCGGCGGAAGACCCGGAAGGCCGCGTACGCCACGGCCGCGGCGACGGCGAGGACGATGCCGGTCTCGACGAGCTGGAGCGGCCAGAGGTGCGCGTCGGGATGGTACTCCTGCCATCTGCCGACGACGTCGTGCTCGGTGAAGCACGCGGGCCGCGGCGTGACGCACACGCTGTCGGGGAGCCGTTCCCCGGACGCGGTGAGCAGGCCGCTGTCCACGACGAGATCGCCGGCCGAGAACCGGACCGAGTCCGGGTCGCGCCCTGTGGCGACGTCGGGCGCCCACAGCCGTGTCCACAGCGCGGACATGAGGATCATGACGGTCCCGGTCACAAGGCCCGCGACGGACATCGCGACCAGGGTGCGGCGCACCAGCAGGCCGGCGAGGACGCCGACGGCGACGGCGAGGAGGCCGTAGGCGAGCAGGGTCGGCCCGAGGACGAGGAACACCTGCCGCTCGTGCCAGCCGAGCCGGTGGTCCCAGGCGACCGGGCCCGACAGGATCCGGAAGAGAACGGTCAGGCCCACGGTGGTGACGGCGACGGCCACCGCGGGCACCGCGACCTTCGCGGCCAGCCAGCGGACGGGTGGCACCGACTGCGACCAGGCCAGCTTGTAGGTGCCGCTTTCCAGCTCCCGGCCGATCACCGGTCCCGCCACGACGGCGGCGACGAGCAGCGGCAGCAGCAGGGCGGCGTTCGTCAGGAAGTCGGCGACGGCGGCGAGCCCGCCCTGGTAGGCGAAGCGTGTGAAGAGGCCGCCGCCGGTGTCGTCGTACGAGCTCGTCCCGTACGCGATCCGCAGTCCGGCCGTGACCGCTGCCGCGACGGCCAGCAGTACGGCCGCGGTGGTCAGGATGCGGCGGTGCTGGTGGACGACGACCCAGGTGATGCCCCGCAGCCGGGGGCGGGACGTGGTGAGCGCGCTCATGCGACCGACACCTCCGCGCTCGGGGTGAGCAGCGCCGGGGCGCCGGGGCTGCGCAGATGCGCCATGAGCAGTTCCTCCAGGGACGGCTGTGCGGCCTGCCAGCCGCCGCCGACCGCGCTGGACCCCCGTACCAGCGCGGTCAGCTGACGGCCCGTCGTGCGTGATTCGACGACGGTGTGGTCGGGCAGGTCGGCGACCGGCCCGGTGAGCAGGGTGTGGGCGGCGATCAGGTCCTCCGTCTCGCCGGCGAGGCGTACCCGGCCGCCGTCGACGAGGAGCACGTAGTCGCAGGTGGTCTCCAGCTCGGACAGGATGTGCGAGGAGATCACGATGGTGGTGCCGTGGTCGGCGGCCTCCGTCATCAGCGCGGCCATGAGCCGGTGCCGTGCCAGGGGGTCGAGGTCGGCCATCGGCTCGTCCAGCAGCATCAGTTCGGGGCGCTTGCCGAGCGCGAGGGCGAGGGCGACGCGGGTGCGCTGGCCGCCGGAGAGGCTGCGGATCCGGGCGCGGGGATCGAGACCGCCGCCCTCCTCGACGATCCGTTCCGCGACGGTCGCGTCCCACCGGCCGGGGTTGAGCTCCTGGCCCATCCGCAGCGTCTCGCCGACCGTCAACTGCGGGTAGAGCGGCTTGTCCTGGGCGACGTACGCACGTCGTGCGCGTACGTCGGCGGGTGTGCCGCCGAGGACGCGCAGCGCCCCGTCGGTCGGCCGGAGCAGACCGGCCGCGAGGGCGAGCAGTGTGGACTTGCCGGCGCCGTTGGGGCCGGCGAGAGCGCAGACGCGGCCGGTCGGTATCCGGAACGAGCAGTCGTGCAGGGCCCGGTGGCCCCGCTTCCCGTAGGCCAGGCCGAGGCCCGTCGCCTCGATCGCGGTCGCCGTCATGCGCCGTCCCCCTTGTGGTGTGTGCGCTCCTCCAGCACGGAGGTGAACAGCGCGGTGATGTCGTCCTGCTCGAGCCCGGCGTCGCGCGCCCGGTCGACCCAGTCGGCGAGTTCGGCCCGCAGCGGGGTGTCGGCGGCATGGCCGCCGAGAGTGCGGGTGATGAACGTGCCGAGCCCCCGGCGGGCCTCGACGAGCCCTTCGCGCTCCAGCTCGCGGTACGCCTTGAGCACGGTGTTCGGGTTGATCGCGGTGGCCTCGACGACCTCGCGGGCCGTCGGCAGCCGGTCGCCGGGCTCCAGCAGCCCGAGCCGCAGGGCCTGTCTGGTCTGCTGGACGATCTGGAGGTACGTGGCGACCCCGCTGCGCCGGTCGATCCGGAACTCGACCATGTCGCTGCATCACCCTTTCACTAGTTGAGTAGTGAAAGGGTGATGCAAGAAGGGGGCGGTGTCAACGGACACCGCCCCCTCGTCCGCTCGCATGCTGCCCGGAGGCCGCTGTGAGCTGCCCGTCAGGACTCGGTGCGGTACATCAGGTCGACCTCGTGCGTGGCGAAGCCGAGCTGCTCGTACACGCGCAGCGCCCCGGGGTTGTCCGCGTCGACGTAGAGCATCGCGGTCGGCATGCCCTGCGCGGCGAGGTGGCGCAGGCCGGTGGCGGTCAGGGCCTTGCCGAGGCCGCCGCCCTGGGCGTCGGGGCGGATGCCGACCACGTACACCTCGCCGAGCTGCTCCTCGGCGTGGATCTTCGTCCAGTGGAAGCCGATGATCTCGCCGTCCCGCTCGGCCAGGAAGAAGCCCTTCGGGTCGAACCACGGCTCGGCCTTGCGGTCGTCGAGGTCCCGTCGGGTCAGTGAACCCTGCTCGGGTGGTGGGCGAAGGCGGCGGCGTTCACGGCGAGCCACGCGGCGTCGTCCTCGCCGGGCCGGAAGGTCCGCACGGTGACCCCTGCCGGGTAGGCCGGCTCGGGGATGTCCCGCAGGTCCAAGGGGAGCCGGAGCTGCCGCAGTTCGCGGAAGAGGGTGAGGCCGAGCACCTGGGCCAGATGCCGGGCCGCCGACTTCCCGCCGTGCGCCCACATGCGCAGCCGCCGGCCGGAGGCGTCCAGAAGTGTGGTGCCCAGCGCCCGCCCGTGCCCGCGGCCCCGGTGGCCGGGGTGGACGACGAGTTCGGCCGCCGGGGCCTCGACCGGGTCGGTGTCCTCCAGCTGGGCGTAGCCGATGAGCTGGTCGCCGACGGTGAGCAGGAAGTGGCGTACGCCTTCCCGCCGCCCGCCGCGCAGCTGCAGCCGGCCCTGCTCGGAGACGGCCTGCATCCCGTCGTTCCGCGCAGCCTCTGCGAGTACGCCCAGCACGGCCTCCGCCTGCTCGGAGGTGAGCTCGTCGAGGGACTGGATCTGCCGGCCGGGCTCCGGAATCACTGCGTCGATCGTCATGCTTCGAGGGTACGGCGGAGGGGGCCCCGGGCAGCGGCGCGAAGGGCCGGGGGTTCGAAGTGGCCGCCGCTTGTGCGGTGATACGTCCGTCATGTGGGTGATGGTGCGGTAATTGCCCGTTGACGAAAGACGGCAACCAGGTCGTAACCCACATCCCCCTGTCGCGCTACGCGCGTTGACTCTAGGCTGCCGCTCGTGGGGGCTGTCCGGCGGATCATGGCCGGGCCCGCTATCCGGCCCTGACCCACCGGACAGCTCCCGCCCTCACACCACGCTGGACTGACAAGGGGACAGATGTCAGCGACACCTCCCAACCATCGCGCGGCCAAGCGGAACCGCCGCGTGCTCGCGGCCGCCGCCGGTCTCGCGACCGTCGGCGCGCTCATCGCCGCCATGCCGGCCGGCGCCGCCTCCGGCGAGCGCACCGCGCACCGGCCGCACCACGGCCGCACCGTCGATGTGCAGCTGCTCTCCTTCAACGACCTGCACGGCAACCTGGAGCCGCCGGCCGGCTCCGCCGGCAACGTCTCAGAGATCCAGCACGACGGCACCGTCAAGTCCGTCCCGGCCGGCGGCGTCGAGTACCTGGCGACGTCGCTGCGCACCGCGCGCCAGGGCAACCCGTACTCCGTCACCGCCGCTGCCGGTGACCTGGTGGGCGCGAGCCCGCTGCTGTCCGGTCTCTTCCACGACGAGCCGACGGTCGAGGCGCTCAACAAGCTCGACCTCGACGTGACGGGCGTGGGCAACCACGAGTTCGACGAGGGCGCGGTCGAGCTGGCCCGCCTCCAGAACGGCGGCTGCCACCCGACGGACGGTTGCTACGAGGACGGCAAGGAGTTCGAGGGCGCGGACTTCCCCTACCTGGCGGCCAACGTCACCAAGGAGTCCACGGGCAGGCCGATCCTCAAGCCGTACACGGTCTGGGAGAAGAAGGGCGTCAAGATCGGCTTCATCGGCGTGACGCTGGAAGGCACGCCGGACATCGTCAGCGCCAACGGCATCAAGGGCCTGGCGTTCCACGACGAGGTCGAGACGATCAACAAGTACGCCCGTGAGCTCGACCGCAAGGGCGTGAAGTCGATCGTCGCGCTCATCCACGAGGGCGGCTCGCCGGCGTCGACGTCGTACAACTACGACTGCGACTCGCCGGGTGCGGGCGACGGCATCTCCGGCCCGATCGCGGACATCGCCAAGAACATCACGCCCCGGGTCGACGCGCTGGTCACCGGCCACACCCACCAGGCGTACGTGTGCACGATCCCGGACCCGTCCGGCAAGCCGCGCATGGTCACGTCGGCGTCCTCGTACGGCAAGCTCTACACGGACACGACGCTCACCTACGACCGCCGCACCAAGGACATCGTGCGGACGTCCGTGAAGTCGGCGAACCACGTGGTCAGCCGTGACCAGGCCAAGGCCCAGGACATGACCGACCTGATCACGCGCTGGAACAAGCTGGCCGCGCCGATCGCGAGCCGCCCGCAGGGATTCATCTCCGCGGACATCAACGGCCGTGGCGCCACCACCCCGGAGAAGCCGCTCGGCGACCTGATCGCGGACGCGCAGCTCGCGGGCCTCGCCCCGGCGGACAAGGGCGGCGCCCAGCTTGCCCTGATGAACCCGGGCGGTATCCGCTCGGACCTCGTGTACAAGGCGTCG
Coding sequences within it:
- a CDS encoding RNA degradosome polyphosphate kinase, whose translation is MSQQPAEVPVQHPQPSVASIAAHRPHTVAATVSDLEPDLDADLDSYQEDPESTLGTELPQGRFLDRERSWLAFNERVLELAEDPATPLLERANFLAIFASNLDEFFMVRVAGLKRRIATGVATRSASGLQPREVLDLIWTRSRELMARHAACYQQDVAPALADEGIHLIRWPDLTEKEQARLFTLFRQQIFPVLTPLAVDPAHPFPYISGLSLNLAVVVRNPVSGHRHFARVKVPPLLSRFLEASPQRYVPLEDVIAAHLEELFPGMEVLAHHMFRVTRNEDLEVEEDDAENLLQALEKELMRRRFGPPVRLEVEESIDPYVLDLLVRELKVSDAEVYPLPGPLDLTGLFGISALDRPELKFPKFVAGTHRDLAEVESASAPDIFMALRERDVLLHHPYDSFSTSVQAFLEQAAGDPDVLAIKQTLYRTSGDSPIVDALIDAAESGKQVLVLVEIKARFDEQANIKWARKLEESGCHVVYGLVGLKTHCKLSLVVRQEGETLRRYSHVGTGNYHPKTARLYEDLGLLTADPQVGADLSDLFNRLSGYSRRETYRRLLVAPKSLRDGLISRINKEIVHQRAGRPAYVRIKVNSMVDEAIIDACYRAAMAGVPVDIWVRGICAIRPGVTGLSENIRVRSILGRFLEHSRVFAFGNGGEPEVWFGSADMMHRNLDRRIEALVRVTEPAHRAALTRLFETGMSDTTASWHLGPDGAWTRHATDSEGQPLRHVQEMLIDARRRRRAQP
- a CDS encoding ABC transporter permease, which encodes MSALTTSRPRLRGITWVVVHQHRRILTTAAVLLAVAAAVTAGLRIAYGTSSYDDTGGGLFTRFAYQGGLAAVADFLTNAALLLPLLVAAVVAGPVIGRELESGTYKLAWSQSVPPVRWLAAKVAVPAVAVAVTTVGLTVLFRILSGPVAWDHRLGWHERQVFLVLGPTLLAYGLLAVAVGVLAGLLVRRTLVAMSVAGLVTGTVMILMSALWTRLWAPDVATGRDPDSVRFSAGDLVVDSGLLTASGERLPDSVCVTPRPACFTEHDVVGRWQEYHPDAHLWPLQLVETGIVLAVAAAVAYAAFRVFRRRHA
- a CDS encoding ABC transporter ATP-binding protein; the encoded protein is MTATAIEATGLGLAYGKRGHRALHDCSFRIPTGRVCALAGPNGAGKSTLLALAAGLLRPTDGALRVLGGTPADVRARRAYVAQDKPLYPQLTVGETLRMGQELNPGRWDATVAERIVEEGGGLDPRARIRSLSGGQRTRVALALALGKRPELMLLDEPMADLDPLARHRLMAALMTEAADHGTTIVISSHILSELETTCDYVLLVDGGRVRLAGETEDLIAAHTLLTGPVADLPDHTVVESRTTGRQLTALVRGSSAVGGGWQAAQPSLEELLMAHLRSPGAPALLTPSAEVSVA
- a CDS encoding GntR family transcriptional regulator translates to MVEFRIDRRSGVATYLQIVQQTRQALRLGLLEPGDRLPTAREVVEATAINPNTVLKAYRELEREGLVEARRGLGTFITRTLGGHAADTPLRAELADWVDRARDAGLEQDDITALFTSVLEERTHHKGDGA
- a CDS encoding bifunctional metallophosphatase/5'-nucleotidase, which codes for MSATPPNHRAAKRNRRVLAAAAGLATVGALIAAMPAGAASGERTAHRPHHGRTVDVQLLSFNDLHGNLEPPAGSAGNVSEIQHDGTVKSVPAGGVEYLATSLRTARQGNPYSVTAAAGDLVGASPLLSGLFHDEPTVEALNKLDLDVTGVGNHEFDEGAVELARLQNGGCHPTDGCYEDGKEFEGADFPYLAANVTKESTGRPILKPYTVWEKKGVKIGFIGVTLEGTPDIVSANGIKGLAFHDEVETINKYARELDRKGVKSIVALIHEGGSPASTSYNYDCDSPGAGDGISGPIADIAKNITPRVDALVTGHTHQAYVCTIPDPSGKPRMVTSASSYGKLYTDTTLTYDRRTKDIVRTSVKSANHVVSRDQAKAQDMTDLITRWNKLAAPIASRPQGFISADINGRGATTPEKPLGDLIADAQLAGLAPADKGGAQLALMNPGGIRSDLVYKASGSEGDGVVTYGEAFTVQPFTNMMNVVDLTGAQLITTLQQQVSGPNEASPKILQVSQGFTYTLDLTKTGADRIVVDSVQLNGEAIVPSKTYRVAMNEFLAGGGDGFSVLKEHTNKLVGASDLDVFNAYLAANSSASAPIAPPKADRITVVQ